Proteins from one Streptomyces sp. NBC_00390 genomic window:
- a CDS encoding MmcQ/YjbR family DNA-binding protein, translating into MATADDVRRIALALPRAVEKLAWGMPTFRVEGGKIFASLDDDDQVIGVKCPQEDREELIASEPGKFFLRTGHDENYPWLRVRLAALDDVDELRAILADSWRQAAPRRLLDTHPELAEPPVD; encoded by the coding sequence ATGGCCACTGCCGACGACGTACGCCGTATCGCGCTCGCGCTCCCGCGGGCTGTGGAGAAGCTCGCCTGGGGTATGCCCACCTTCCGGGTGGAGGGAGGAAAAATCTTCGCCTCGCTGGACGACGACGACCAGGTGATAGGGGTGAAGTGTCCCCAGGAGGACCGCGAGGAGCTGATCGCGTCGGAGCCCGGCAAGTTCTTTCTGCGCACAGGCCACGACGAGAACTATCCGTGGTTGCGGGTGAGGCTCGCGGCCCTGGACGACGTGGACGAGCTGCGGGCGATCCTGGCGGACTCCTGGCGCCAGGCCGCACCGCGCAGACTGCTCGACACGCATCCGGAGTTGGCCGAGCCGCCGGTGGACTGA
- a CDS encoding ATP-binding protein, producing MYAAELVVSELVTNAVRYGAPPVRLHLIKTHTLTCEVHDTGTAAPHLRHARTADERGRGLFIINQLAAQWGTRYTRDGKIIWAELSPPQPTG from the coding sequence ATGTACGCGGCCGAGCTCGTCGTCAGCGAACTGGTGACCAACGCGGTCCGCTACGGCGCCCCGCCCGTGCGCCTGCACCTGATCAAGACACACACGCTGACCTGCGAGGTCCACGACACCGGCACGGCGGCACCGCATCTGCGCCATGCCCGGACGGCGGACGAGCGCGGACGGGGGCTGTTCATCATCAACCAGCTCGCAGCCCAGTGGGGCACCCGCTACACCCGGGACGGCAAGATCATCTGGGCGGAGCTGAGTCCGCCGCAGCCGACCGGATGA
- a CDS encoding PAS domain-containing protein produces MSDADAPIHNSMADGMGAALLDALFSQSTMALYVLDANLRTVSVDTASPVAPVGSLLGRRFTEIYRLERSDEAERLLERALDTGAPTRRWRVRGRRADGSGPDHSFTVSFYRLTGSDRATPGVLVLVADVSEEEQARSRAAALDAVRERVGQSLDLVATCRDLADALVPAFADIAVVDVVEEVLRGAEPPLQPLTRDSSLRRTAFRGPSGVDAAYPVGDVRDVPYPTPYAQALSDLRPRRVTLGPDTPWLAADPARSRAIEATGAHSLIVAPLALRGMVLGAVSLYRCKRSEPFSKNDLSFTVTLTAHTALSIDNARRYARDHTIASTVQRRLLPYAAADRIAVETAPLYFPGRNSGCWFDTIALSGARTARKRCTRPSSSSANW; encoded by the coding sequence GTGTCGGACGCCGATGCGCCGATCCACAACTCGATGGCCGACGGCATGGGGGCGGCACTCCTCGACGCGCTGTTCAGCCAGTCCACCATGGCGCTGTACGTCCTCGACGCAAACCTGCGGACCGTGAGCGTCGACACCGCGTCCCCCGTGGCACCCGTCGGATCGCTCCTGGGCCGGAGATTCACCGAGATCTACCGGCTCGAGCGGTCGGACGAGGCGGAGCGCCTGTTGGAGAGAGCCCTGGACACCGGTGCGCCCACCCGCAGATGGCGCGTGCGCGGCCGGCGTGCGGACGGCTCCGGTCCGGACCACAGCTTCACCGTCTCCTTCTACCGGCTCACCGGTTCGGACCGTGCCACGCCCGGTGTGCTGGTGCTCGTGGCCGATGTCTCGGAGGAGGAACAGGCCCGTTCGAGGGCGGCGGCACTGGACGCGGTGCGCGAGCGCGTGGGGCAGTCGCTCGATCTGGTGGCCACCTGTCGCGATCTGGCCGATGCTCTGGTACCGGCCTTCGCCGACATCGCGGTGGTCGACGTGGTGGAGGAGGTGCTGCGCGGCGCGGAGCCGCCCCTGCAGCCCCTCACCCGCGACTCCTCGCTGCGGCGCACCGCCTTCCGCGGCCCCAGCGGGGTCGACGCCGCCTATCCGGTGGGGGATGTGCGCGACGTCCCGTATCCCACCCCCTACGCACAGGCGCTGTCCGACCTGCGGCCGCGCCGCGTCACGCTGGGCCCGGACACCCCCTGGCTGGCGGCAGACCCGGCCAGGAGCCGGGCGATCGAGGCGACGGGGGCCCATTCGCTCATCGTCGCTCCCCTGGCGCTGCGCGGCATGGTCCTCGGCGCGGTGAGCCTCTACCGCTGCAAGAGGTCCGAGCCCTTCAGCAAGAACGATCTCTCCTTCACCGTGACACTGACCGCGCACACCGCACTGAGCATCGACAACGCCCGTCGCTACGCCCGGGACCACACCATCGCCTCGACGGTCCAGCGCCGTCTGCTCCCGTACGCCGCCGCCGACCGCATCGCCGTCGAGACCGCGCCACTCTACTTTCCCGGGCGCAACAGCGGCTGCTGGTTCGACACCATCGCACTGTCCGGCGCGCGCACCGCGAGGAAGAGATGTACGCGGCCGAGCTCGTCGTCAGCGAACTGGTGA
- a CDS encoding acyl-CoA dehydrogenase family protein, which produces MDGYFASRLHHQLRAEVREFAEREVRPRIPAMEEARAVHRELSLLIARQGWLGVTISSDYGGTALGHLAKTIIIEELSRVSGAMGAMVQASQLGVAKIVHFGSDEQKKTWLPAIAAGECLPTIAVTEAESGGHVLGMSATAVRDGDEYVLNGRKIFVGNSHVGDLHGVVARTGPGSGGLTAFLVESDRPGLRIGEQSPTMGLHGFSFGELHFENCRVPAANRLGDEGDGLAVAYSSSVLYGRANLTAVSLGIHCAVLEETTHFCAQRHRYGKPLHELPSVKLKLGAMQSRLMTARLAAYHAVHLLDEGMACDAELMNAKLVNVESAIDSARNGMEIHAASGLFTDRPMERYLRDALHMFAPAGTSDVQLLRLAEVALGTSKGQWSKQLSDLVRMAPAI; this is translated from the coding sequence ATGGACGGATACTTCGCCAGTCGACTGCACCATCAGCTTCGGGCCGAAGTGAGGGAATTCGCCGAGAGGGAGGTGCGGCCCCGGATACCGGCGATGGAGGAGGCCCGCGCGGTCCACCGGGAGCTGTCCCTGCTGATCGCGCGACAGGGCTGGCTCGGCGTCACCATCAGCAGCGATTACGGCGGAACGGCACTCGGACACCTCGCCAAGACCATCATCATCGAGGAGCTGTCACGAGTCAGCGGCGCCATGGGCGCGATGGTGCAGGCGTCCCAGCTGGGGGTGGCGAAGATTGTCCATTTCGGCAGTGACGAGCAGAAGAAGACCTGGCTTCCCGCCATCGCCGCCGGTGAATGCCTGCCCACCATTGCTGTCACGGAGGCCGAATCGGGCGGCCATGTGCTCGGCATGAGCGCCACCGCTGTGCGGGACGGTGACGAGTACGTGCTCAATGGCCGAAAGATATTTGTCGGCAACAGCCACGTAGGCGATCTGCACGGCGTGGTGGCCAGGACGGGACCCGGCTCAGGTGGGCTCACGGCCTTTCTCGTCGAGTCGGACCGGCCGGGGCTCCGGATCGGCGAACAGAGTCCGACGATGGGACTGCACGGGTTCAGCTTCGGCGAGCTTCACTTCGAGAACTGCCGGGTGCCCGCGGCCAACCGGCTCGGCGACGAGGGCGACGGGCTGGCCGTGGCCTACTCGTCCAGCGTGCTGTACGGGCGGGCCAACCTCACTGCCGTATCCCTCGGCATCCACTGTGCCGTCCTCGAGGAGACCACCCACTTCTGTGCCCAGCGCCACCGATACGGCAAGCCGTTGCACGAACTTCCCTCGGTGAAACTGAAGTTGGGGGCCATGCAGTCGCGGCTGATGACGGCCAGACTCGCCGCCTACCACGCCGTACATCTGCTCGACGAGGGAATGGCCTGCGACGCCGAGCTGATGAACGCCAAGCTGGTCAATGTGGAGTCGGCGATCGACTCCGCCCGCAACGGCATGGAGATCCACGCGGCCTCGGGCCTGTTCACGGACCGGCCGATGGAGCGCTATCTGCGCGATGCCCTGCACATGTTCGCCCCGGCCGGCACCTCCGACGTGCAGTTGCTGCGCCTGGCGGAGGTGGCGCTGGGCACGTCCAAGGGGCAGTGGTCGAAGCAGCTGTCCGACCTGGTGCGGATGGCTCCCGCCATCTGA